A single window of Pseudoduganella plicata DNA harbors:
- a CDS encoding hybrid sensor histidine kinase/response regulator, with the protein MNWPRLINDPATDIAPTRMERRMMSHDWSRTPLGAVGNWPPSLCNAVRLLLDCRLPMYLAWGDGFTQFYNDAYVPILGEKDADALGNDARVTWSEIWPTIGPMWQKVLAGEGIGFERFKLTIERFGYPEDCYFSFSYSPVRADDGTPNGVLVTFAETTREVLAEQRQAFQLALSDTLRGLNDPLAITAHAASMLGRYVNADRVGYGEIDAVSDSVSVRRDWTAAGGAMQSLAGETRPLDSFGPNIIAVLRAGQTLRLDDIEADPRSAPYAAGYASIGTRSLLVVPLVKGGRLVAILYLHCANPRRWSDADVFVAEEVAQRTWDAIERANAENALRLANSRKDEFLAMLAHELRNPLAPIGAAAQLLELGHVEGARALDLGRIISRQVGHMTTLLNDLLDVSRVTRGMIELDLHAVDLHSVVETASEQVRPLVEQRRHVLAYSAPAEPMLVHGDFVRLVQVLANVINNAAKYTPEGGRIAVVLTGQAERVSISVTDNGSGIAPELLPDVFDSFIQGRRTLGRTQGGLGLGLALVRSLVELHDGRVHAYSEGERLGTTITIELPRWHGGPAAGSERRAAGIRAGGTSTPLNILLVDDNADGAAMLARLLGQMGHTVTVAHDARSALSSATAAAPHVVMLDIGLPDMDGYELVARLKTQPGCAGALFIAVTGYGQGEARQRAFDAGFSRHLTKPACLETLAHYLDEAAGLAGRQVGNG; encoded by the coding sequence ATGAATTGGCCTCGACTTATCAACGACCCGGCGACCGACATCGCCCCCACCCGAATGGAACGGCGGATGATGTCGCACGACTGGTCCCGCACCCCGTTGGGCGCGGTGGGCAATTGGCCGCCCAGCCTGTGCAATGCGGTTCGGCTGCTGCTCGACTGCCGTCTGCCGATGTACCTGGCGTGGGGCGACGGGTTCACGCAGTTCTATAACGATGCCTACGTGCCCATCCTGGGCGAGAAGGACGCCGACGCGCTGGGGAACGACGCCCGGGTGACCTGGTCTGAAATCTGGCCGACGATCGGCCCCATGTGGCAGAAGGTGCTGGCCGGCGAAGGCATCGGTTTCGAGCGGTTCAAGCTGACGATCGAACGGTTCGGCTATCCGGAAGACTGCTATTTCAGTTTTTCATACAGTCCGGTACGCGCCGATGACGGAACGCCCAATGGCGTACTGGTCACCTTTGCCGAAACCACACGCGAAGTGCTTGCCGAACAACGGCAGGCGTTCCAGCTTGCCCTGTCCGACACACTGCGCGGACTGAATGACCCGCTGGCGATTACCGCACACGCCGCTTCAATGCTGGGTCGATACGTCAACGCAGACCGCGTCGGGTATGGCGAAATCGATGCCGTATCGGACTCGGTATCCGTGCGCCGCGACTGGACGGCGGCCGGGGGCGCAATGCAGAGCCTGGCCGGCGAGACCCGCCCGCTGGACAGTTTCGGGCCGAACATCATCGCGGTCCTCAGGGCGGGGCAGACACTGCGGCTCGACGATATCGAAGCCGACCCCCGTTCCGCCCCGTACGCCGCCGGCTATGCCAGCATCGGGACGAGGAGCCTGCTTGTCGTCCCGCTCGTCAAGGGTGGCCGGCTGGTCGCCATCCTTTACCTCCACTGTGCGAACCCGCGTCGGTGGAGCGACGCAGACGTCTTTGTCGCGGAAGAGGTGGCGCAACGGACCTGGGATGCCATCGAACGGGCCAATGCGGAGAACGCGCTGCGCCTTGCCAACAGCCGCAAGGACGAGTTCCTGGCGATGCTCGCGCACGAGTTGCGCAATCCGCTCGCGCCGATTGGCGCGGCTGCGCAGCTGCTCGAGCTTGGCCACGTCGAGGGCGCGCGGGCGCTCGATCTGGGCAGGATCATTTCCCGCCAGGTCGGCCATATGACGACCTTGCTCAATGACCTGCTGGACGTGTCACGCGTCACGCGCGGCATGATCGAGCTGGATCTGCATGCGGTCGACCTGCACTCTGTGGTCGAAACGGCAAGCGAACAGGTGCGACCGCTGGTCGAACAGCGCCGTCACGTCCTCGCGTACTCGGCGCCGGCCGAGCCGATGCTGGTGCACGGCGACTTCGTGCGTCTGGTACAGGTCCTGGCGAACGTCATCAATAACGCGGCCAAGTACACGCCCGAAGGTGGCCGGATCGCCGTCGTGCTGACGGGACAGGCCGAGCGCGTCAGTATTTCCGTCACGGACAACGGCAGCGGCATCGCGCCGGAGTTGTTGCCGGATGTGTTCGACTCCTTCATCCAGGGCAGGCGAACGCTGGGGCGCACGCAAGGGGGGCTGGGACTCGGCCTGGCACTCGTCCGATCGCTGGTGGAGCTGCACGACGGGCGGGTCCACGCATACAGCGAAGGCGAACGGCTGGGTACGACAATCACGATCGAACTGCCGCGCTGGCACGGCGGTCCGGCGGCCGGCAGCGAACGGCGCGCAGCGGGGATACGCGCCGGCGGCACCTCCACGCCGCTGAACATCCTGCTGGTCGACGACAATGCCGACGGCGCCGCGATGCTTGCGCGGCTGCTCGGGCAAATGGGACACACGGTGACGGTGGCGCACGATGCGCGCTCGGCGTTGTCGAGCGCCACGGCGGCGGCGCCCCACGTGGTAATGCTCGATATCGGTCTGCCCGATATGGATGGTTATGAGCTGGTGGCCCGGCTGAAGACGCAGCCGGGCTGCGCCGGGGCGCTGTTTATTGCCGTGACGGGCTACGGACAGGGCGAGGCCCGGCAGCGCGCGTTCGACGCCGGATTCTCGCGTCACCTGACCAAACCGGCGTGCCTGGAAACGCTGGCGCACTATCTGGACGAAGCGGCCGGGCTGGCGGGCCGCCAGGTGGGCAACGGATGA
- a CDS encoding hybrid sensor histidine kinase/response regulator — MFTEQAPASSACRDSHHFVRFYEDEVLLAEEIVSHLHTALAQGGSGILIATAARVGDVTARLRAALGTQASGALARLVVLDAAETLAQLSVGGWPDRGRFDAVMGTLVRTARNDGAPLHAYGEMVALLCADGRYEAAVRLEQLWNELAGQTAFSLFCAYPWTLFPTAELAESFAAICKCHSHAGSQRQPGAGTVGRNDAMVLLELERKAFALDGEVARRQAAERLAAATQADLAEFLDNAAEGIHRVGPDGTILWANKAELALLGYRWDEYVGHHIAEFHVDSPVIEHILDTLLGGGTLYDQPARLRCRDGSVRHVVIHSNGCFENGQLRYTRCFTRDATERHERDRALLQRDQMILRSPVATALLIGPELRFQVVNERFVEMAGGAELRDRTFAQAFPAAVGGRLHALLQQVHASGTAFSADEICLQEFHGASERYIRLSLEPLQNEQGATEGVLAVVVDITEHVTARKSLEQARDEREVILTALTEANRNKDQFLAMLGHELRNPLSPILMALEMMELRGDASFGQERRVMRRQLDHLVRLVDDLLDIARVTQGKIELKSESMALDAALHKAVEIASADIRSRAHALTLSVEPALMVNGDPVRLAQVVANLLINAARYTANGGAIRLTAARDAAGSARISILDNGRGMSGQELRQVFDLFYQGPRGIDRAEGGLGVGLSLAHRLVELHGGHIEAHSAGPGLGSEFIVVLPVLPAAAVPVMDARVSPTEAIDAVRSRILIVDDNADAARMLGVMLEQHGHIVELCHDPITALDKLAAFRPDLAILDIGLPLMSGHELAQRIRNKPGGESCRLIALSGFGQPEDALRSKDAGFEQHLVKPVQPQALLSLLGRRSSAAS, encoded by the coding sequence ATGTTCACAGAACAAGCCCCGGCGTCCTCCGCTTGCCGCGACAGCCATCACTTTGTCCGGTTCTACGAGGACGAGGTATTACTTGCCGAGGAAATCGTCAGTCACCTGCACACCGCTCTGGCGCAGGGCGGATCCGGCATCCTCATTGCCACGGCGGCGCGAGTAGGCGATGTGACGGCGCGCCTGCGCGCTGCGCTCGGCACGCAGGCGTCCGGCGCCCTGGCGAGGCTTGTCGTACTGGATGCAGCGGAAACGCTCGCGCAGCTGTCGGTGGGAGGCTGGCCCGACAGAGGACGCTTCGACGCAGTGATGGGGACCCTCGTGCGCACCGCGCGAAACGATGGAGCGCCCTTGCATGCATACGGCGAAATGGTGGCCTTGCTGTGTGCCGACGGGCGCTATGAGGCTGCCGTGCGACTCGAGCAGCTATGGAACGAACTTGCCGGCCAGACCGCATTTTCGCTGTTTTGCGCCTATCCGTGGACACTGTTTCCGACAGCGGAGCTGGCGGAAAGTTTCGCTGCCATCTGCAAATGCCACTCCCACGCCGGTTCGCAGCGCCAGCCGGGTGCCGGCACCGTGGGGCGCAACGATGCCATGGTGCTGCTCGAACTGGAGCGCAAAGCCTTCGCGCTGGACGGCGAAGTCGCGCGGCGGCAGGCGGCGGAGCGGCTGGCCGCGGCCACGCAGGCCGATCTGGCGGAATTCCTGGACAATGCCGCCGAAGGGATCCACCGCGTCGGGCCGGATGGCACGATCCTGTGGGCGAACAAGGCCGAGCTGGCGCTGCTGGGGTATCGGTGGGACGAGTACGTGGGCCACCATATTGCCGAGTTCCACGTCGACAGCCCCGTCATCGAGCATATTCTCGACACTTTGCTGGGTGGCGGCACGCTGTACGACCAGCCGGCGCGGCTGCGCTGCCGTGACGGCAGCGTGCGCCACGTCGTGATCCACTCGAACGGTTGTTTCGAGAACGGCCAGTTGCGCTATACCCGCTGCTTTACGCGCGACGCCACGGAACGGCATGAACGGGACAGGGCGCTGCTGCAGCGCGACCAGATGATCTTGCGCTCGCCCGTTGCCACCGCGTTGCTGATCGGACCGGAGTTGCGTTTCCAGGTCGTCAACGAGCGCTTCGTCGAGATGGCGGGCGGCGCGGAGCTCCGGGACAGGACGTTTGCGCAGGCGTTTCCTGCGGCTGTGGGGGGCCGGCTGCACGCCCTGTTGCAACAGGTTCATGCGAGCGGCACGGCGTTCAGCGCCGATGAGATATGCCTGCAGGAGTTTCACGGCGCATCGGAGCGCTACATCAGGCTCAGCCTGGAGCCGCTGCAAAACGAACAAGGTGCCACAGAGGGCGTCCTGGCGGTAGTGGTCGACATAACGGAACACGTCACGGCGCGAAAATCGCTGGAGCAGGCGCGCGACGAGCGTGAGGTCATCCTGACGGCGTTGACGGAAGCCAACCGCAACAAGGACCAGTTCCTGGCCATGCTGGGGCATGAGCTGCGCAACCCGCTCTCGCCGATCCTGATGGCACTGGAGATGATGGAATTGCGCGGCGATGCATCCTTCGGTCAGGAGCGGCGCGTGATGCGCCGGCAGCTCGATCATCTGGTGCGTCTGGTCGACGACCTTCTCGATATTGCCCGGGTCACGCAGGGGAAGATCGAACTGAAGAGCGAGAGCATGGCGCTGGACGCAGCGCTCCACAAGGCGGTGGAGATCGCCTCTGCGGATATACGGTCGCGCGCGCACGCACTCACGCTGTCGGTCGAGCCCGCGCTGATGGTCAATGGCGATCCGGTCCGGCTGGCGCAGGTTGTCGCCAATCTTCTGATCAACGCGGCGCGCTACACGGCCAACGGCGGCGCGATCCGATTGACCGCCGCACGGGATGCAGCCGGCAGCGCCCGCATCAGTATCCTCGACAACGGGCGCGGCATGTCGGGGCAGGAATTGCGCCAGGTCTTCGACCTGTTCTATCAAGGCCCGCGCGGCATCGACCGGGCCGAGGGAGGCCTCGGCGTCGGCCTCTCGCTGGCGCACCGGCTGGTTGAGTTGCATGGCGGGCACATCGAAGCTCATAGTGCCGGTCCGGGACTGGGCAGCGAGTTTATCGTCGTGCTTCCGGTGCTCCCGGCCGCGGCTGTACCGGTAATGGACGCACGCGTCAGCCCGACCGAAGCGATCGACGCGGTCCGCTCCCGCATCCTCATTGTCGACGACAATGCCGACGCGGCACGCATGCTGGGCGTGATGCTGGAACAACACGGACATATCGTCGAGCTATGCCACGATCCGATCACGGCACTGGACAAGCTGGCGGCGTTCCGGCCGGACCTGGCGATCCTCGACATCGGACTGCCGCTGATGAGTGGCCATGAGCTGGCGCAACGGATACGCAACAAGCCGGGTGGGGAGTCCTGCCGGCTCATCGCCCTCAGCGGCTTCGGTCAGCCGGAAGACGCGCTGCGCAGCAAGGACGCCGGCTTCGAACAGCACCTCGTCAAGCCCGTTCAGCCTCAAGCACTGCTGTCACTGCTTGGCCGGCGGTCGAGCGCGGCCAGCTAG
- a CDS encoding hybrid sensor histidine kinase/response regulator — protein MKVRSHIALLVLVILAPTVVFSAVALDLLLTAERQAALRSMQELARASVNVMDREMTFAMATAQTLSTSRVLQNGAIEEFYAQAKAANSHRDIHAALIDENGQQLFNTVRPFGTKIPAPVAITQARVKNVIAGGAPVYSGLIKGSATGKYVVSVEYPVRIRDGRRMVVNEWMYSDHLNRLLPDENIPPSWLIAVFDRQGITIARNKHPEKFVGLPPREERLRTILAGFEGIGRAYTRDGVEMYGAWERSAITGWTVGIGVPVTEIEKTAVQSVALTAAGFVTALLCAIGGAVLFSRRLLGAIGTVAADAGMLSRHRIPPVKDLRVDEMNRLQLALHDAGCLLAAARDNRQRTLDEARAARVHAEEAQKIAESQNQAKDEFMAMLGHELRNPLAAIASGTVVLNLPGIDADRAAKARSIIARQTGHLTKLVDDLLDAHRILSGKIRMVLRPVDLKAALEGCLAGFETRGAMRNHRVRVDLAAATIQGDPTRLEQMFCNLVDNALKYTPEGGNIDITLRTDAGFAVLAIADTGIGLAPELLARAFEVFVQGKVVNRSKDGLGIGLAVVDALARQHGGTLVAHSAGVGQGSVFTLRFPTIDTRSGAPAATPDARSQAAGTVLVIEDNRDVREMTALMLAEHGLTVHVAENGAEGIALAASASPDVALIDLDLPDMSGHDVAARLRNDPLTAAIRLIAVTGYGQPTDRARALGAGFDKHLTKPVPLEQLIASIRELLRPAR, from the coding sequence ATGAAAGTCAGATCCCACATCGCATTGCTCGTGCTGGTCATCCTCGCTCCCACGGTGGTTTTTTCGGCGGTGGCACTGGACCTGCTGCTGACGGCCGAGCGCCAGGCGGCCCTGCGCAGCATGCAGGAACTGGCGCGGGCGTCGGTCAACGTGATGGACCGCGAGATGACGTTCGCCATGGCGACGGCGCAGACGCTCAGTACGTCGCGAGTGCTGCAGAACGGCGCGATCGAGGAGTTCTATGCACAGGCGAAAGCGGCAAACAGCCACCGGGACATCCATGCGGCGTTGATCGACGAGAACGGCCAGCAGCTGTTCAACACGGTGCGTCCCTTCGGTACGAAGATTCCCGCCCCTGTTGCCATCACGCAAGCGAGGGTAAAGAACGTCATCGCGGGCGGCGCGCCCGTGTACAGCGGGTTAATCAAAGGTAGTGCGACTGGCAAGTATGTCGTCAGCGTGGAGTATCCGGTGCGGATCCGCGACGGCCGCCGCATGGTCGTCAACGAATGGATGTATTCGGACCACCTGAACAGGTTGCTGCCGGACGAAAATATTCCGCCGTCATGGCTGATCGCCGTGTTCGACCGGCAGGGCATCACGATTGCGCGCAACAAACATCCGGAAAAATTTGTCGGGCTTCCGCCAAGAGAAGAGCGGCTGCGCACGATACTTGCCGGTTTCGAGGGCATCGGGCGGGCGTACACGCGCGACGGCGTCGAGATGTACGGCGCCTGGGAACGGTCTGCCATCACCGGCTGGACTGTCGGTATCGGAGTGCCCGTCACCGAAATCGAAAAAACCGCCGTGCAGTCCGTGGCGTTGACGGCTGCCGGTTTCGTCACCGCGCTGCTGTGCGCGATTGGTGGCGCCGTGCTGTTCAGCCGTCGGCTGCTGGGCGCGATCGGCACGGTCGCCGCCGATGCCGGGATGTTGTCGCGCCATCGGATCCCGCCCGTGAAGGATTTACGGGTCGACGAAATGAACCGGCTGCAGCTGGCATTGCACGACGCGGGCTGCCTGCTCGCGGCCGCCCGGGACAACCGGCAGCGAACGCTCGACGAAGCTCGGGCCGCGCGCGTCCACGCCGAGGAGGCACAGAAAATTGCTGAATCGCAAAACCAGGCAAAGGACGAATTCATGGCCATGCTTGGCCATGAACTGCGCAATCCGCTGGCGGCGATCGCCTCGGGAACGGTGGTGCTGAACCTGCCGGGCATCGATGCCGACCGGGCGGCGAAGGCCCGTTCGATCATCGCCCGGCAAACCGGGCACCTGACCAAGCTGGTCGACGACTTGTTGGACGCCCACCGCATCCTGAGCGGGAAAATCCGGATGGTGCTCCGCCCGGTCGACCTGAAGGCGGCATTGGAGGGATGTCTGGCGGGATTCGAGACGCGCGGCGCCATGCGCAATCATCGGGTCCGCGTCGACCTTGCCGCTGCGACAATCCAGGGCGACCCCACGCGCCTGGAGCAGATGTTCTGCAATCTTGTCGATAATGCCCTGAAATATACACCCGAAGGCGGCAATATCGATATCACCCTGCGCACGGATGCGGGTTTTGCCGTACTGGCCATTGCCGATACCGGCATCGGCCTGGCGCCGGAACTGCTGGCCAGGGCGTTTGAGGTCTTTGTTCAGGGGAAGGTGGTCAATCGGTCGAAAGACGGGTTGGGCATCGGTCTGGCCGTGGTCGATGCACTGGCGCGGCAGCATGGCGGCACGCTGGTGGCGCACAGCGCCGGGGTGGGGCAAGGCAGCGTCTTCACGCTGCGCTTCCCCACGATCGACACCCGGTCCGGCGCTCCGGCAGCGACACCGGACGCACGGTCGCAGGCCGCCGGCACCGTCCTGGTGATCGAGGACAACCGCGATGTACGGGAAATGACGGCGCTGATGCTGGCCGAACACGGTCTTACGGTGCATGTCGCGGAAAACGGGGCCGAGGGAATCGCGCTGGCCGCCTCGGCCAGCCCCGACGTGGCGCTGATCGACCTCGACCTGCCCGATATGTCTGGCCATGATGTGGCGGCACGACTGAGAAACGACCCGCTCACCGCCGCCATCCGGCTGATCGCCGTGACAGGATACGGACAGCCAACCGACCGGGCGCGGGCGCTGGGTGCCGGTTTCGATAAACATCTGACCAAGCCGGTACCGCTGGAGCAACTGATCGCGTCGATCCGGGAACTTCTTCGGCCTGCTCGCTGA
- a CDS encoding YciI family protein yields the protein MAKFITIGYGDREGYERTSETVRSAAHAHDELLLRRGADMGIAGQPVQVRNHGAKGVHTEAGSFMSSRLPIAGFAIIEASDIAEAIELVSKTPCAVAYGVVEVWPMAQQDGAT from the coding sequence ATGGCAAAATTCATCACTATCGGTTATGGCGATCGCGAAGGCTACGAGCGCACGAGCGAGACTGTACGGAGTGCAGCCCATGCCCATGACGAGTTGCTACTGCGGCGCGGCGCCGACATGGGAATCGCGGGGCAGCCGGTCCAGGTGCGCAACCACGGTGCGAAAGGAGTGCATACGGAGGCGGGCTCATTCATGTCGTCACGCCTGCCGATTGCCGGCTTTGCCATCATTGAAGCATCAGACATAGCTGAGGCGATCGAGTTGGTTTCGAAAACACCGTGTGCTGTCGCGTACGGAGTCGTCGAGGTTTGGCCCATGGCGCAGCAGGATGGTGCAACCTGA
- a CDS encoding hybrid sensor histidine kinase/response regulator, whose amino-acid sequence MHTSHRNSGIDAVGSIPWGSHFCQFYRNEADLAETLVPFFQAGLDANESCLWVTSQSLDAGKATSLMARAIPDFDRYVSSGQMEIVSISDWYKAGDVFDPDVVLNGWIEREQRSRERGFAGLRLTGDTIWVERSGWDDFMDYERKVNGAFRRHNLVALCTYCVETCSAEDVIDVCRHHQFALTRRDGDWELLESSSLKIAKEELMRLNMELEHRVESRTAALNTAVRARDEFLAMLGHELRNPLAPIRTAAEVIGSLAPAGSPIAASSAILDRQVGHLTRLVDDLLDVARITQGHIQLNMKETSLADIIDMAVEQARPLIDQRGHSLAVALPGRAVRVNADATRLAQVFGNLLHNAAKYTPNGGEVGIATRILGNMATITVTDTGAGIPSGMLDAVFGLFTQLPRSLDRSDGGLGIGLTLARRIVELHGGTIAAHSDGPDQGSSFTVQLGLVEPTRTSAPSLPAPDRAAAGTSGRRILLVDDNADARELMATLLSLHGHDVTTAEDGEGALAAAQRCDPEVVMLDIGLPGIDGYEVARRLRAMPATACAMLIALTGYGQPSDLQAATAAGFDDHILKPAKLEDVLAKVAAPR is encoded by the coding sequence ATGCATACTTCACACCGCAACTCGGGGATCGACGCCGTCGGCAGCATCCCTTGGGGCTCACACTTCTGCCAGTTCTACCGCAACGAGGCCGATCTGGCCGAGACACTCGTCCCCTTCTTCCAGGCTGGCCTGGACGCCAACGAATCCTGCCTGTGGGTGACGTCGCAATCGCTCGATGCCGGCAAGGCCACGTCGCTGATGGCGCGTGCCATCCCGGACTTCGACCGCTATGTCAGCAGCGGCCAGATGGAAATCGTCTCGATCTCGGACTGGTACAAGGCCGGCGACGTGTTCGACCCGGACGTCGTGCTGAACGGCTGGATCGAACGCGAACAGCGCTCGCGGGAACGTGGCTTTGCCGGCCTGCGCCTGACGGGCGACACGATCTGGGTCGAGCGCTCCGGCTGGGACGATTTCATGGACTACGAACGCAAGGTCAACGGCGCGTTCCGCCGCCACAACCTGGTGGCGCTGTGCACCTACTGCGTGGAAACGTGCAGCGCGGAGGACGTGATCGACGTCTGCCGCCACCACCAGTTTGCCCTGACCCGCCGCGACGGCGACTGGGAACTGCTGGAAAGCTCGTCGCTGAAGATCGCCAAGGAAGAGCTGATGCGCCTGAACATGGAGCTGGAACACCGTGTCGAGTCCCGCACGGCCGCCCTGAACACCGCCGTGCGCGCCCGCGACGAATTCCTTGCCATGCTGGGCCACGAGCTGCGCAATCCACTGGCGCCCATCCGCACCGCGGCCGAGGTCATCGGCTCCCTGGCGCCGGCCGGCTCGCCCATTGCCGCCAGCTCGGCCATCCTGGATCGCCAGGTGGGCCACCTGACGCGCCTGGTGGACGATCTGCTCGACGTTGCCCGGATCACGCAGGGCCATATCCAGCTGAACATGAAGGAAACGTCGCTGGCCGACATCATCGACATGGCCGTCGAGCAGGCCCGCCCGCTGATCGACCAACGCGGCCATTCGCTGGCGGTCGCCCTGCCCGGCCGCGCCGTGCGCGTCAACGCCGATGCCACACGGCTGGCACAGGTGTTCGGCAACCTGCTGCATAACGCGGCAAAATACACGCCGAACGGCGGCGAGGTCGGCATTGCCACGCGTATTCTCGGCAATATGGCAACGATCACCGTCACGGATACGGGCGCCGGCATCCCGTCAGGAATGCTGGACGCGGTATTCGGGCTGTTTACCCAGCTGCCGCGCTCGCTAGACCGCTCCGACGGCGGCCTCGGCATCGGACTGACGCTGGCTCGCCGCATCGTCGAACTGCACGGCGGGACGATCGCGGCGCACAGCGACGGTCCCGACCAGGGCAGCAGCTTTACCGTGCAGCTGGGTCTGGTGGAGCCAACACGAACGTCCGCACCCAGCCTGCCCGCGCCGGACCGTGCCGCTGCAGGAACGTCGGGCCGCCGTATCCTGCTGGTGGACGACAACGCCGACGCGCGCGAACTGATGGCTACGTTGCTGTCGCTCCACGGCCACGACGTCACCACGGCCGAGGACGGCGAAGGCGCACTGGCGGCAGCCCAACGCTGCGACCCGGAAGTGGTCATGCTCGATATCGGCCTGCCCGGCATCGACGGCTACGAAGTCGCCCGCCGGCTGCGCGCAATGCCGGCAACGGCCTGCGCGATGCTGATCGCATTGACGGGCTACGGCCAGCCGTCCGACCTGCAGGCGGCCACGGCGGCCGGGTTCGACGACCATATCCTGAAGCCGGCGAAGCTGGAGGACGTGCTGGCGAAGGTGGCGGCGCCGCGCTGA